A single Parabacteroides timonensis DNA region contains:
- a CDS encoding acyl carrier protein, which yields MSEVASRVKAIIVDKLSVEETEVTNEASFTNDLGADSLDTVELIMEFEKEFGISIPDDQAEKITTVGDAVAYIEANAK from the coding sequence ATGTCTGAAGTTGCATCTAGAGTAAAGGCTATCATCGTTGATAAATTAAGTGTTGAAGAAACAGAAGTTACAAACGAAGCAAGCTTTACTAATGATTTAGGAGCAGACTCTCTTGACACTGTAGAGTTGATTATGGAATTCGAAAAGGAATTCGGTATTTCAATTCCTGATGATCAGGCAGAAAAGATTACAACAGTAGGCGACGCAGTTGCTTATATCGAAGCTAACGCGAAGTAA
- the purN gene encoding phosphoribosylglycinamide formyltransferase: MKNVAIFASGSGTNAENIARYFSKSETVKVAVVLSNNKKVGVHARVNNLGIPSFVFSREEFVEGSPILAKLAEYQVDLIVLAGFMNKISDALLKAYPGKIINIHPALLPKHGGKGMYGMHVHEAVVAEGDKESGITIHYINENYDEGDIIFQAKCEVLPTDTPEEVAAKVHALEYAHYPHVIEDILK; the protein is encoded by the coding sequence ATGAAAAACGTAGCAATTTTTGCCTCCGGCTCGGGTACAAATGCCGAGAATATCGCCCGATATTTCTCTAAAAGTGAAACCGTTAAAGTGGCGGTTGTTTTGTCGAATAACAAAAAAGTGGGCGTGCATGCCCGTGTCAATAATCTCGGAATTCCTTCTTTCGTGTTTTCCCGTGAGGAATTTGTGGAAGGTTCTCCGATTCTGGCGAAATTGGCGGAATATCAGGTTGATCTGATCGTTTTAGCTGGTTTTATGAACAAGATATCGGATGCCTTATTGAAAGCCTATCCGGGAAAGATCATCAATATACATCCTGCCCTGTTGCCGAAACATGGTGGAAAAGGTATGTATGGTATGCATGTACATGAAGCTGTAGTGGCGGAAGGTGACAAAGAATCGGGTATCACCATACATTATATTAATGAGAATTATGATGAAGGGGATATTATTTTCCAGGCTAAATGTGAAGTGTTGCCTACCGACACTCCCGAAGAAGTGGCTGCAAAAGTGCATGCGCTGGAATATGCACATTATCCGCATGTGATAGAGGATATATTAAAATAA
- a CDS encoding TonB-dependent receptor, with the protein MKKLYVIAFLLTFLTGPAFGQIMKGYIYDQETNEPLAGVNITYKRLSGETDGTVSNADGFYQISLPEGGVDLLFSYIGYENEMLPVVINRNETKTRDVRMRIKANLLGDVVVSAGRFEQKLSNVTVSMDLLKADDIAKQAPTDLSSTLNTMPGVDINDKQPSIRGGNGWTYGVGSRSLVLIDGMSALTSGTGIINWNIVPLENIEQVEVMKGASSVLYGSSALNGVINIRTKRPSLTPVSTLRTYIGIYGDPANEDYQWSDKSFWKEGKYEVEPFLRKNVFSGIRNPMYEGIDFSHARRIGNFDVSAGLNMFTDEGYKEQGYNKRFRAGGNLTYHQPMTDGNLVNYGFNVNYMSDKYADFFLWRSPKEAYQPSPIANMGREANTFYIDPFFNFTNPSNNTSHKIKGRFYYRGDNIADGSNNGKSITDILGNMGTDASAIAGIVQNVQNGDYSMFYPLIQPALQGDINGLVNGTTNLLNGIFPTATTADYCDLLSWVMKRGIPSSTSDLVPWLSNAIDPKSDPVSIDKNYTYYLDYQFNKKWDNGTQITAGATYEHMRSTSVTTGNHDSDNAALFFQYDQRFFDRLSVSAGMRAEYYRVDDFLRESDTKIFGAKVPVKPIFRAGLNYQLADYSFIRASFGQGYRYPSLTEKYARKDIGGVGVFPNNEVKAEKGVNAELGIKQGYKFGNLMGFFDVAGFYTQYTDMIEFRFGFFDPNSFAYANSTKDILGILAQGQMPGIGAQFYNVSKARIYGAEISTNGFYDFNPDTRLSYNLGYVYIEPEDADYKEKNELEAQYNDPLRAKEKSNDSKYLKYRQKHTVKGVLDFQWKRLNLGMNVTWKSKMLAVDYLMVDEREKDQPDVMEYIRQLLYGNVDGQTLNSYWKEKNTDYCVVDLRAGVKITKDVSFQFMINNLFNKEYCTRPMLVSAPRTYVMQLNMNF; encoded by the coding sequence ATGAAAAAGTTATATGTAATAGCATTCCTACTAACCTTTTTAACAGGGCCTGCTTTCGGGCAAATAATGAAAGGGTACATTTACGATCAGGAAACGAACGAACCGCTGGCCGGTGTCAATATTACTTATAAAAGACTGAGCGGAGAAACAGACGGAACAGTCTCAAATGCCGACGGTTTTTATCAGATCAGCCTGCCGGAAGGTGGCGTAGATTTACTATTCAGCTATATAGGATACGAAAACGAAATGCTCCCGGTAGTAATCAACCGGAACGAGACAAAGACCCGCGACGTACGGATGCGTATCAAAGCGAACTTGCTGGGTGACGTAGTAGTCAGTGCCGGACGTTTCGAACAGAAACTGAGTAACGTAACAGTCTCAATGGATCTACTGAAAGCGGACGATATAGCCAAACAGGCTCCTACCGACCTGAGTTCTACGCTGAACACAATGCCCGGAGTCGATATCAACGACAAACAGCCTTCCATTCGTGGAGGTAACGGCTGGACCTATGGTGTAGGTTCCCGAAGCCTCGTATTGATAGACGGAATGAGTGCCCTGACTTCCGGGACAGGTATTATCAACTGGAACATCGTTCCCCTTGAAAACATCGAACAGGTGGAAGTGATGAAAGGTGCTTCGTCAGTACTTTACGGTTCGTCGGCTTTAAACGGGGTAATCAATATCCGCACCAAACGTCCTAGCCTCACTCCGGTAAGTACCTTGCGTACATATATAGGTATTTATGGCGATCCGGCCAATGAAGACTATCAATGGAGTGACAAATCGTTCTGGAAAGAAGGTAAATATGAAGTAGAGCCTTTCCTTCGCAAAAATGTATTTTCAGGGATCAGAAACCCGATGTATGAAGGGATAGACTTTTCACATGCCCGTCGTATCGGCAACTTCGATGTGTCGGCCGGATTAAATATGTTCACCGATGAAGGTTATAAAGAACAAGGTTACAACAAACGTTTCCGGGCCGGAGGTAATCTGACTTACCATCAGCCGATGACAGACGGCAATCTGGTAAATTACGGTTTCAACGTAAACTATATGAGCGACAAATACGCCGACTTCTTCCTGTGGCGTTCTCCGAAGGAGGCTTACCAGCCCTCTCCTATTGCGAACATGGGACGCGAAGCCAATACATTCTATATCGACCCGTTCTTTAACTTCACAAACCCATCCAACAACACATCGCATAAGATAAAAGGACGTTTTTATTATCGTGGAGATAATATTGCAGACGGCTCGAACAACGGCAAGTCGATCACCGATATCCTGGGTAATATGGGAACAGACGCCAGTGCCATCGCCGGGATCGTCCAGAATGTACAGAACGGTGATTACAGCATGTTCTACCCCTTGATACAGCCGGCTCTTCAAGGTGATATCAACGGACTGGTAAACGGCACGACCAATCTATTGAACGGAATCTTCCCGACAGCAACCACCGCCGATTACTGCGACCTGCTTTCATGGGTGATGAAACGCGGTATCCCCAGCAGCACATCCGACCTGGTGCCCTGGTTATCGAACGCAATCGATCCGAAGTCAGATCCGGTCAGCATCGACAAGAACTATACTTATTATCTGGATTACCAATTCAATAAGAAATGGGATAACGGTACGCAAATCACGGCCGGTGCTACTTACGAACATATGCGCAGTACATCAGTTACCACCGGTAACCATGACAGCGACAATGCCGCCCTGTTCTTCCAGTACGACCAACGCTTTTTCGATCGTCTGAGCGTATCGGCCGGCATGCGTGCGGAATACTATCGCGTCGATGACTTCCTACGTGAATCCGACACAAAGATATTCGGAGCCAAAGTACCTGTAAAACCGATCTTCCGTGCCGGACTGAATTATCAGCTGGCAGACTACAGCTTCATCCGCGCCAGCTTCGGACAAGGCTACCGTTATCCGTCCCTGACAGAGAAATATGCCCGTAAAGACATCGGTGGTGTCGGTGTATTCCCGAATAATGAAGTAAAAGCAGAAAAGGGAGTAAACGCTGAACTGGGTATCAAACAAGGATATAAATTCGGCAATCTGATGGGATTCTTCGACGTTGCCGGTTTCTATACGCAGTATACAGATATGATCGAATTCCGTTTCGGATTCTTTGACCCTAATTCATTTGCATACGCCAATAGTACAAAAGATATACTCGGAATCCTTGCCCAAGGACAGATGCCGGGTATCGGAGCACAGTTCTATAACGTATCGAAAGCCCGTATCTACGGAGCCGAGATCAGTACCAACGGTTTCTATGACTTTAACCCGGATACCCGTCTTTCTTATAACCTCGGTTACGTATACATCGAACCGGAAGATGCAGACTATAAGGAGAAGAACGAACTCGAAGCACAGTATAACGATCCGCTCCGGGCCAAAGAAAAATCTAACGACTCCAAATATCTGAAATACCGCCAGAAACATACCGTTAAAGGAGTGCTCGATTTCCAGTGGAAACGTTTGAATCTCGGAATGAATGTAACCTGGAAGAGTAAAATGCTGGCCGTGGATTACCTGATGGTCGACGAGCGCGAAAAGGATCAACCGGATGTAATGGAATATATCCGCCAGCTTCTTTATGGTAACGTAGACGGCCAGACGCTTAATTCTTACTGGAAAGAAAAGAATACCGACTATTGCGTAGTCGACCTGCGTGCTGGTGTGAAGATCACGAAAGATGTTTCTTTCCAGTTCATGATCAACAACCTGTTCAATAAAGAATACTGCACACGTCCGATGCTGGTATCTGCACCGCGTACGTATGTAATGCAACTAAATATGAATTTTTGA